A genome region from Miscanthus floridulus cultivar M001 unplaced genomic scaffold, ASM1932011v1 os_2617_1_2, whole genome shotgun sequence includes the following:
- the LOC136535204 gene encoding uncharacterized protein — MSEQAAVDETPPTLSCRTALCGALSVHGRCAEALALLAVPEAAADGRAVTVLLAACARRDGDRGEARVREGASTRSAALHVHGGDTRARREVEEAEGLVVGMEAHPDRVIFLALLAMCTAASTSPSRCPSSCAGNLW, encoded by the exons ATGAGCGAGCAAGCAGCGGTCGACGAAACGCCCCCGACGCTCTCATGCCGCACCGCGCTCTGCGGCGCGCTCTCGGTACACGGCCGGTGTGCGGAGGCGCTGGCGTTGCTCGCCGtcccggaggcggcggcggacggcAGGGCGGTGACGGTGCTCCTGGCGGCGTGCGCGCGCCGGGATGGTGACCGAGGGGAGGCGCGTGTTCGCGAGGGTGCCTCGACCCGCTCTGCAGCACTACACGTGCATGGTGGAGATACTCGGGCGCGCCGGGAGGTGGAAGAGGCGGAGGGCCTAGTGGTCGGGATGGAGGCGCATCCGGACAGGGTCATCTTCCTGGCGCTCCTCGCCATGTGCACGGCCGCGTCAACGTCGCCGAGCCGGTGTCCGAGCTCATGCGCCG GGAACTTGTGGTGA